A window of the Lolium perenne isolate Kyuss_39 chromosome 7, Kyuss_2.0, whole genome shotgun sequence genome harbors these coding sequences:
- the LOC127312265 gene encoding calcium-binding protein KIC-like: MASQPQQSQSVGFEDYLPVMAERLGEEGLMQELASGFRLLQDPALGLITFASLRRNAPLLGLGGMSDDDLRGMLAEGDFDGDGALSEMEFCVLMVRLSPELMDEPRRWLDDAVAQASQFLFTS, translated from the coding sequence ATGGCATCGCAGCCCCAGCAATCGCAGTCGGTTGGGTTCGAGGACTACCTGCCGGTGATGGCGGAGCGGCTGGGCGAGGAGGGCCTGATGCAGGAGCTGGCCTCCGGGTTCCGGCTGCTGCAGGACCCCGCCCTGGGCCTCATCACCTTCGCCAGCCTCCGCCGCAACGCGCCGCTGCTCGGGCTGGGCGGCATGTCCGACGATGACCTCCGCGGGATGCTCGCCGAGGGCGACTTCGACGGCGACGGCGCCCTGAGCGAGATGGAGTTCTGCGTCCTCATGGTCAGGCTCAGCCCCGAGCTCATGGACGAGCCACGCAGGTGGCTCGACGACGCCGTCGCGCAGGCGTCGCAGTTCCTCTTCACCAGCTAG